TACAACCCTGCGCAATTGGCCTTAGCCGCTAATCCCGAGATTTCTATGGATTACGCCAAATTGCTTTTGGGCCTGACGGATAATTCAAATCTCGAGGAGTCCTATCTTGGGTTTATTTACCCTTGGAAGCGCGTGCGCGGACCCAATCAAGCGTTGGGTTTGGCCCGTTCTTTGTTCAGCCTGGAATCGCGCACTCAAGACCGGCTGGTGAATCTCTTCAGCGAAGAGGTTTTCTATCTTTCTTACGGCCGTTCGTTTACGACGCGCATGCTCGGCGGGCAGATGCAAGTCGGCACCACGGTCAAGCAAATCCGGCGCACGTTCGGCGATGTGCGCACGAACAACAATGCCTTGGACAATACCGGCAAAGCGACCAACCGCGCCGATCCTGTTCTTTCCGGCGGACGCGAGAAAAAAGCCATGAGCTTGGATTTAGGTTGGAATTGGCGCCATGCCTCCGGCTGGTCTCTGGGATTGAGCATGGGCGATATCAACGAGCCCAACTTGGCTCTTGATCCCAAGATCGCGGACAAGCTGCGCAGGAGTTATCGCGTGGGCACCGCGTATCAAGCGGGTCCTTATCTTGTTTTTGTCGGCAATTTGGAGCTTAAAAATCGCATCGAGAGCGTTCAGGATCAGCGCATCGCTCTGGGCGCCGAGCGTTTGATCCCCACGGCTCAGTTCGGCTCGTTCGGTTTCAGGGGTTCCCTGGGCATCGGCAATCGTTCATGGCGCACCGTGGCCGCCGGTGTCAGCTGGAAGTCCAACGCTTTGAGCGTGGATTACGGATTTCAGATGCCGTTGGGCGGCTTGGAATCAATCCAGGGCAATCATCGCATCAGCCTGACGATCCGCTTCGGCGAGGCTCCGCCCGAGGAAGAAATCATGGATCTTTATCGCAAGGAGCGCAAAGCCCGGGAGCGCCTGGAACGGGAAATCGAAACCGTGGTCGGCGATTTCGAGAAATTGTTGGCGGCCAGCGAAGCCAGGGCCCGCGATATCCCTGCGGCGCCGGTCGCGCAGGTTCCTCAGGCGCCCAAGGAGATCCCCATGATCCAGGCGCCTGCCGCGCCCGAACGCCCGAAGGTTTCCGACAGCGAATTCGCCTTGGCCTGGAAGCTTTATCAGGAACGCAAAAAATCTTTGGCGCCCAGGGCCGAGCTGGTCCGGATTTTGCGGCATATGCTCGACACCTTCGGGGATCGCCGCGAGGTCAAGCGGGAATGGGAATCCATGCAGCAGGAAATCGCCCGCGATCGAAAGGATTTCGAGCAGATTTGGGCCAATTATAAACGCTTGGCATCCATGAACGCGAGCAAGGAGATTCTGTACCGGGCGCTGCAGAGAATCGTGAAGCGTTTCGAAGGCAGCGGCGTGGACCTTGCCGAAGTTCAACGTGAGATGGACCGGGTGAGAAGCAAATGATGAATAAAAAATTTCGAAATCAGAAATTCGTTGGGGAGGTAAAACCCATGAACGAGAACAATCGACGCATTGTCGGGGGCGTTCTACGAACGCTCGCGATCCTTGGCGGCTCCTTGCGGAGCTTGATAATGAGCGTTAAAGCCTTCGTCGCCGAAGGGACGGCTGTTCTTGCTTCGGGCCTCGCGCCTTGTTCATGGGTAAGGGCGAACTCTGCCCAAATCGTCAAATCAGCGCATTTATTTGCTGTTTTGGTTCTGTTCGCTGCCGCAGCGTTCGGCGCTAGTTCGCCCAAAGTCATCCATTGGCAGGGTAATCTGCGCGATGCCGGCGGCGTTCCGATTACCGGAACGAATGTGAATTTCACATTCAAGCTGTTCACCGCTCCTTCGGGTCCCACTGAGTTGTGGACCGAAAGCTATACAAATCAAACCGTCACCAATGGTCTCTATGAGTTTGACTTGGGTTCCGTGACGCCCATGGCCGACGGCATCTTCGTCAACGAGCCGCTTTATCTTGAGATTCAGGTGAGCACGGGCGTGGATCCTCTCGTGGCCTTGACCCCCAGAGTGCGCTTTTTGTCCGCGCCGTTTGCCGTTCATTCGTTGTGGGCGGAAAAAATCAAGGGCGATGCGACCGTGACCATCGCCGCAGGCTCGGCTGTGTCGACATT
This genomic stretch from Elusimicrobiota bacterium harbors:
- the traF gene encoding conjugal transfer protein TraF, coding for MKKVRSAFIVFLTATGSMQLTSLHAASLQSSGHGARQIGLGEAVTAGAAQGAYGIYYNPAQLALAANPEISMDYAKLLLGLTDNSNLEESYLGFIYPWKRVRGPNQALGLARSLFSLESRTQDRLVNLFSEEVFYLSYGRSFTTRMLGGQMQVGTTVKQIRRTFGDVRTNNNALDNTGKATNRADPVLSGGREKKAMSLDLGWNWRHASGWSLGLSMGDINEPNLALDPKIADKLRRSYRVGTAYQAGPYLVFVGNLELKNRIESVQDQRIALGAERLIPTAQFGSFGFRGSLGIGNRSWRTVAAGVSWKSNALSVDYGFQMPLGGLESIQGNHRISLTIRFGEAPPEEEIMDLYRKERKARERLEREIETVVGDFEKLLAASEARARDIPAAPVAQVPQAPKEIPMIQAPAAPERPKVSDSEFALAWKLYQERKKSLAPRAELVRILRHMLDTFGDRREVKREWESMQQEIARDRKDFEQIWANYKRLASMNASKEILYRALQRIVKRFEGSGVDLAEVQREMDRVRSK